The genomic interval GATCTGTGGTAACTTCCAGGTTAGGTATCTTACGGAAGCGAAACAGGGCAGACGCCTGCGAAAACGCCGCCCTGTTTGCCCATTTTTCACTGCCATGCCTATCTTCCTTGTATGCCCTTACCGAAGCAAGAATAACATCACCTTTTTCAGCAAAACCCTCACTATCCTTAACC from Tepidimicrobium xylanilyticum carries:
- a CDS encoding head-tail adaptor protein; the protein is MGFGKMNTFVDIISVKPVKDSEGFAEKGDVILASVRAYKEDRHGSEKWANRAAFSQASALFRFRKIPNLEVTTDLVLVCSDGRYNIISVEDVKGRGMYIEVLAEKVKSSKA